The stretch of DNA TGTTAGTGGAAGGCAGCTTCATGCCGATATTCACTTTTTTATTCGGTTATTCCATGATTAAAATGAAAGAAAGCCTGGAGAGAAAAGGAGCGAAAGTGAATCGTCACTTTATTCGCCGCTTCTTCTTTTTGTTGGCGCTTGGGATTTTGCATTCCACGTTTTTATGGGAAGGAGATATTCTGGTTTTTTACGGGATGATGGGCTTTTTTCTCTTAGTGCTTTTAAATCGTCAGAAAAAGACTTTAATGATTTGGGGGATCATTCTATTTCTTTTGACGCCGTTTATCGGATATGGGCAGTTGGAGGAGACTCCAAAAGAAAAGGAGAGAATGACTAATTATCTGGAAACGACACAGTCTGTTTACGGCAGCGGCGATTATATGGAGATTAAAGATCACCGGAATAATGAAGATCCGTTAGGCTATCCGGATTATATGTACTTAGTGCTTATTATAATCGCGCCAATCGTTCATTTGCCGCTGTTTTTATTTGGTATGCATGCGGCCAAGAATAACCGATTTGCCGAGCCGTTAAAGGAGAGAGCAATATACATCAGGTCGGTGTTTCTATTCCTGCCTGCTGGCCTGGCGCTGAAAATTGCTGCTGTTGCCTTTCCTGAAACCGATTGGGCGGGAGTGTACGAATTTATGGGAGCTGGACTATTGTCGCTCGGGTACATTTATGCTTTTGCCTGCTTGTATACTAAACAGACGAAAGGGCTGTTTCCTTCCGCTTTTGAATACATCGGCAAGCTTTCGCTGACGAATTATTTAATGCAAACCGTGATTTGTACAACAATTTTTTATGGGTACGGTCTTGGGATGTTTGGCAAGCTGGGCGTGCTGGCTGGGATTATGCTGGCCCTTGTTATTTATGCAGCGCAAGTGGCTGTCAGCTATCTTTATTTGAAGAAATATAAGAGAGGCCCGCTGGAAATCCTGCTTCGAATGTGGACGAATTTTTCTTGGAATGGCCAAATCAAGGAGAAAAAAGGGCACTTTTCCGGAAAGTCTGCAAGTATGAAGGCGATGTAAGCGGAGGTGCCGATGTTCCTGGGTGTCATGCTGGCCATGATAAGGATCATGAGAGAAATCATCGGGTTCGCCTCTTTGAGAAGTCTGTTTATTCAAGGACTTCTGCTGGCTTTGCTTGCGCTTTCACTTGCTGGAGCGGAGAAAGAATAGTGCCCTAAGGCCGTTTCGATGGGGAACTGAATGGTTTTTTACAAACAAATAGTCTGAACAGCTCATGTATCCCGCCAATAACGTGCTGCGACGTTAGTGTTTATCTTCTTTCCAGCAGGGGGGAGGAACGTACTTCCCTTCTGTTGGAAGGGGTATTTTAGGGAAAAAATCGCTTTGGTTTTCTATGGATCTATAGATTTTAGGAGATAGTCCGATGTTTTCCGACAAAATAGGCTGATTTCATTTCCATATTACACTATAAAAGCGATATAATAGTAAATGTGAAATTGATAAGTTAAAGCGGGGAACAGGCAATGAAAAAGAGAAAGAGGAAAGTAATATTGGCCGGGCTCATTATACTCATTTTTCTGAGCGGTTTCACTTATTCCTATTTTAAAGGGACGCCTTGGAAGAAAAGGCAAGTTGCCAAGGAACTTGAGCGATATCTGGAAGAACGCTACGAGCAATCTTTTGTTTTGAAAAGCACTTTTTTTAATGCGGAAGAACGGCAATACGGGGCGGTCTTTTCACCGAAGAATGATCAGTCGATGGCTTTTAATGCGCGGGAGGACGGAGAGAAGCAGACCTATTCAGATGACTACCCGGAAGGTGTGTGGCAGCGGGAATTTCAAGAGGATATTGAATCTGCAGTCAGAAAGAATTTTCCAAATATGACGGATTGGTTTGTCGGTACAGCCTATGGTCAAAGTGCTGAGCTGGTCAAAGGTCCTGCGATTCCAACTTATCAAGAGGCCGGTGCTTATGTGTGGGTGGATGTTATGAATACGGGGGAATTTTATGATTCTGCTTGGCAATGGGAGAAAATATTTCAGCTGGTGAAAGCCGCGCAGCAATTAACGCCTGTCGCTGAAGTATCCGTCTCTTTCGATGAAAAGCAAGACCCTAACGAAGAGGCAGAGGTGTATATTTCCTGCATGCCAGCAGAAGCACTTCAAGTAAAGAGCGTTCAACATGCAAAAAAAGCCTGTGAGGTTACGCGTTTTGAATAAAATACAAAAAGGCAGCAGCTTGGTTTAAGACGATGCTGATCAAGAAATAGATCTCCGCGTCGCTTGACTGTTCATTGTTCAAGCGCACACTTACAAAGCACGGAATGAATAAGAGGATGTCCAGAAAGAGATGGCTCATCCTAAATAGTGAAGACATTAAAGCCCAAGAATGCTGTTAAATCAACATTCTTGGGCTTTAATTTTGGATATATATTAGCCGGAATGGCGCTTTTTAGACAGCCCCTTGTTTTCAATTATTCTGCTTAGTATGAGTTACTTGACTTGCCCGGTTCGCGGAATAGTAAGTGAAGATTATGGACACCACTTACAAAAATACCTAAATGTCTTCATTGTTCACAGCTGCATAAATGCCGCTCAGGGCTGCTAAATGATCAAAAACAAATCCAGCCATTGATTAATAATCTTGTTAAAATAAAGGAAACCCCGTTTATCTGCGGAGTTTCCTTTCATTCTTCACAAAGTCCTGTTAGTTACGTGCTGAAAATGGTTACTGTTCAGTCTGCTGCTGCAAAGGTTTCTCAAAGATTAGTTCGTAATAAGTACCTGCTGCGACACCTGAAGTTACAAAGTCAGGAGAGAACACTTGAATAAAACGCCATCCTTGCTCTGCGTGGCTTTGAATTACTTCTCGATAGTCTTTATTAGGCTTACCAGATAATTTTTTAAACTCTATTTTAACGAACTTGTATTCAAACATTTTATTTAATCTCCTTTTAAAAAGTTTCAAATAACTCGTATTAGAAGCATCATTGTTCTATTTAACAGAGACTATTCATAAGAGGCATTCTCTGGCTCTTTCAAACAGTTTGCGGGGGAGAGGCGCCTCCAATATTTCGGTGTGTTCATCCTTCATGCCCTTCCTTGTAAAATGCTTTGTATTAGTTCTTGTTAGGGTTTATTTTATTGGACAGCTGCATGTTTTCTGCTTGTTGGATTAGTGTTTCTGTTGTTACATCAGGGTTCATCGGGAGGATAACATAGCGCAAACCGTCTTCGTCCCAGCTGACGGAATCAATTTCTTCCATCACTTCTGCCTTTTGTCCGCGGACCATGACCCCTTTAGTCGTATCCAGTTCGCTTCCTTCTCCAGCAGGAGTGGGAAAGATGCTTAGCGATGCGTAAGGCACTTGGTTCTTTTTAAATTCAATATTGACTTCTGTCCGCTTGATTTCACCTGTTAACTGATCTGCGGTTATAGAAGAAGGCTGAGCAGCTGTGTTAGGGAACATTAAGAATGGTTTGCCCAAATGTTTTCCTGCTTCTTCTATCGTTAGAGCTTTTCCTTGCTGTTCATCCGCTGATTCGATTGCTACTCCCTTTGGGATATCCAAAGTAAATGTATTCTTCTTAAAAGAAGGGGAGAAATCGATATCTTTGTAGGTTATCACAGAGCGTCTGTTTTCACTTTTTGTTTCTGTTTTAATAACAAACCATGTTTTTGTGTCAATCCAAAGATCGGTTTGGCCGATTAAGGTTTTTTTCGATTTCGGCTCTAATTTAAGATGCGGAGTTTGAAAGCCGTTTATTTTTTCCGCTCCGACTGTCTTTTGATTATGGGTTTTTTTCATAGCCTTGAGCAGGTTAATGACTTGGTCTTTTTGAGAGTTTGGCTCATTTGAAGCTGATATATCCAGTTTGAAAGCTTTTCCCGTGGCTTCATCGTAAGAGATTAGCTGTTTGCCATTATTAAGAGCCATGGTTGCGTCATGAGTCACTTTGTTCAGGCCGATCGTTTTTATTTGCCCCTTCTTGTTGACATATTCTTTTAATGTCGAGTGCTCGACTAATTTGTCGGCTTCATATACTTTCATTTCCATTTCGGCACTGTAGGATTTAGGGGTTTGTTCCGTTTCAATGACGCGCTCAATCAGTTCATCAGCTGATACCGCTGTCTGATTATTGGCGCACCCCGTTATGGCACTTAGCATGATAGCGGAGCTTAAGCCGATGACAGTCCAAGTTTTTTTCTTCATTATGATTCCTCTTTTCTGTTGTTTGTTGTAATCGCACAAGCTACTAAAGTTCCCATGCCTGCTTCCGACCAAAGGGAAATGGAGCCTCCGTGCATTTTAATCAGCATTTTAGCAATACTCAGTCCTAATCCTGAGCTTCCTTTTGTCCGCGCATGCTCCCCCTGAAAGAAGGGCTCAAAAATCTTGGCTTGCAGCGAGACAGGAATAAAAGGTCCTTCGTTTTGAACAATGATGATGGTTCTTCCATCTCTCCACGAATCCAGTTTGCCGGCTATTGGCTGGAATACCCAGCCAGGAAGGGGGCAGTGGCTTTCGATAGCAGCAAGACAAATTTCCCTGTTCTCATTTGTATGACGTATGGCATTGAATACGAGATTGTCCATAATCCTGATCATTTGTTTCGGATCTAACCGATAATGTCCGCGGACACATTGTTCGGTTTTTAAATTTATTTTTTTATGAGCGCATGGTTCTTCGTAGCCTGACAGCAGCATGTCGAAAAACTCCTCGCCGTCCACATCGGTGGTTTCCAATGTCATGCTGGCAGACTGCAAGGATGTATAGACAGATAGATCATCCAGCATTCGTTTCATATGCGCTGTTTTATCAAACAGAATTCGCTGATAGTCCCGTTTTTCTTCTTCTGTTAATGCTTGATTGTAAAACAAGGCTTCTGCATATGCTTGAATCGCGGTTAATGGCGTTTTCAAATCGTGCGAAAGCGCCGCAACGATGTATTCTTTTTCCCGCTGTTTTTGGGCTAGGAGCCGGTTCGTTTTCACAATCTGCATTCTCATTTGATTAAAATGGGTTATTAATTGACCGATCTCATCTTTACTGGCTGTAAGCGGGGGAAGTGTTTCCGCTCCGCTGGCAAAGGCTGTCATGTGATCGCTTAGCTTCTCCAGCGGCCTGTTTAACTTCCGGCGCAAGAATATCAAGATGATCCAATAAAGGATTCCCATAAAAGAAGCGAGGGAAATCACTAATATCAGTGTGCGGTTTTTCACTCCTTCCACCCATGTCTCCCGGGCGATGGTAATTTCATAAAAGCCAATAAGTTCACCGCGATGAAGCATGGCTTTCTTGATCGAGTACGAACGCCGATTTTTCTTCAGTTCATTTACATGCTGAAATAATTGATCGCGGTCAGCAAACTCGATGTTCGTCACTGAAGGGCGCATCGAATCATATAAGATCAGGCCGTCTTTTCTGTAAAGAGTAATTTTCTCGCTATCATGCGTCAGCAGTCTCAGCAGCGGCCGGTAATATGCAGGCTGATGGATCTGATACAGCTCTTCATCCTGCAGATGGGGTTCAATAGCGGCTATTTGTTTCTCCATCTCTAGGCGTTCCTTTAAAAAGAGCTGCTCATGGTGGCTATTTAATAGAACGTAAAGAAGATAAAGTGCCGCGATCGGCAAAACCATAGCGGCAAGAAAAACAGTCATCAGCCAATATTTAATTTTCATGATAACGGCTCTCCGATAAAGCGGTAACCTTCTCCCCAAACAGTTTGGATAAATTTTGGGGAGCGGCTGCTGTCCGAAAGCTTAGTGCGCAGACTTTTGATATGAACAGTCACTGTATTGCCCGCATTCAGATGATCTTGTCCCCAAATCCATTTATAGAGATCGGATTTAGTAAATGTTTGGAAAGGGTGTTTGGCGAAAAGAAAGAATAAATCTTTTTCTATAGCTGTCAATGTTAAAGGCTCCCCGTGCAAATAGAGAGCTTGGGCCGTGAAATCGACAGCTAGGCCGTTGTGATACTCTACGCGTGTTTGCCGAAACGGCTGCTGGCTGTAGCGGCGGTATCTTTTTAAATGTGAACAGATGCGGGCGCTTAGTTCTCCTAAGCTGAATGGTTTCGTGATATAATCATCCGCGCCGAGCCCCAGTCCTTTAATTTTGCTGCTGTCACTTTGCCGGGCGCTAATAATGAGCAATGGCACATCGCTTCCGTGGCGGATCGCTTCGCATAATGAATAGCCATCCAGCTCAGGCAGCATTAAATCTGCAATGACAAGGCTGTAATCACCGTGCCGAAAATCCTCAAGACCTTCTTTGCCTGTAGAAGCCCATGTCACCTGATACCCCTCTTTGCGCAAATGATCTGAAACAACGCGGGCGATTTCATAATCATCTTCTACTAATAAAATGTTCTCTTGTTTTTCCAATCGCTGCACCCTCTCTCTGTTTTTATTATAAGAAAAACGGGTGTTCATCCTTAAAAATTAATAATTGCTTAATAATTTGATGAGGCTTATTCTCCATTTCTCCGTAAATGTATTGTATACTGATTTTTTTTTAGTAAACAAGCCGAAGGACATAACGGCAGGGGAAGTGGGGGCATCTAAAGGATGCAGAGAAGAAGCGGATGGTGAGTGAAGGGCATGCCGGAATACTTTGAGGCTGGGAACATCCATTATTTCCTGTGATGGCGGACTGCTTCATGCAAAAGAGAGGCAGTGTCAGGAAAGAGGGAAAAAGAAAGCCAGGATCCAAGACAAAGTGAACCTTCAACCGGCGGGAATTTTCTTTCATTCCCCGCTGCTGAAAAGAGGGATAAAGGCTAACATCGCAGCATCCTGCTGCAGCGCCTTTGCCGCCTTACATGGAAGATGAGATCCTGGCTTTCACTATGATTATTCAATGGTCGGAATATTTCGCTGCTTAGCTGCGTGTATGACGTCAACTTTTACAGAAACATTTTTCAAAGAATCCTCTGTTAATGGAATTTTCCCGTCCTGTTCAAGCTTCTTCCATAGCTTAACATTTTCCCGGTATAACGATTCAGAGAGGCGGAAGATATCGGTATTATGCTCAAGACCGTCTAAATAGACGGATTTGATTTGCTTTTCCATCGTTTCTTCGGCTTTTTTGGCAATGGTAGGGCCGCTTACGTCTTGCTGCAGTGATCTTAAAATGGCATCCGCTTGAACGGAGATGGTGAAGCGCAGATCATTCGCCGTTCCCACCGGTGTCACCTCTACTTTAAGCTTATCAATAATGAGGCTGATATCTCTGTATCCTTTTTCGGTTAGCCTTAACTCTTCTCTTTTCAGATCGGGATTGAGCCATTTTAAGCCGTTGGTCCTGTCTCCCTTGATGAATCCTTTTAAATGGTCTTTTGTGACGAGCGCCACTCCTCTCGTTTCAATCGATTGATGCTGCGCTTCATCCGTCCTCCATCTTCTTGTCACCCTAACCAACGGCAGCCTGGCTTCGTGAGGAGGTTCATTGAGCAAAATGATCATCTCCCTCAGATCGACCGGCCGAACAAGCGAGCTTTGCTTATAAGTAGATTGCGGATCGCTTAAGCGGGAAAGAGCGGTGGACATTTCCATAATCGGGATGTTCGTCAGCAAAGGGGGTAACGGTTCATCCGTTGCAAACAGATAGACGCGGTAGCGCGTTTCCTGATATCTGTCTATAAAGTCGATAGCAGATTTCAGCCTATCGCTGTTTAAAGCCTCTTCTGTTAACACGACAAATGCAAGATGGCCCCAAAAAATTCTGCGCTGGGATGAGGCATATAAATTAAACATCGCCTCCACAACAGTTTTGCCGGTAGCCCGGCCCACCTCCACATTTGTCACTGTATTGTTGCTTGCTTCCGATTTGGCCAGCAGACCGGGATTGATAATTTGCATATAAATCGTATATTCTCCGTCTTTATAGTCGATGCCGATCCCGTGCAAGTAGACCATTCTCTCTGGTTCATTCGAATCCCAGCATCCGGCTAAAAAGGCAGCGGCCAAAAGCCAAACAGCCCATAACGATAACCGGGATCTTCGTTTTCGCATCAGGATCCCCCTTTCTTTGTCGCGTCTTGAGGATTAAGAGCATTCATCCGTTTCTCATACTTGCTGAATGGCAGACGGAGGATCGCTTTGGCGATATTTTTCCAATCTAGCCTTGTGGCTACTTCTAAATAAGGAACACCAAATACTCGCACTCTGGCCACTAAGATGCCGATCAAAAACATGGAAACGAAAAACCCGAAAAACCCGAAAAGAGAGACAAGGAAAATCACGAAGAACCGCATCAGCGATATCGTCCCGACAAGCGTTTGATTGACTAGTGTATACGTGGCAACCGTAGAGGCGGCAATAATTACAAGCATGGCGGGGCTGGTTAAACCGGCTCGAATAGCTGCATCGCCAATGATCAAACCACCGACGACACTCAGCGTTTGCCCGACAGCTATCGGCAGCCGCAGCCCAGCTTCTCTGAAGAGCTCGAACAACAGCAGCATGAGAAACGCTTCCAAAGCGGTGGGAAAAGGAACGCCTCTTCTGGATTCGACAACGGTAGCCAGCAGATTAAGCGGCAGCTGGTTTTGGTGGAAAGCGGTCAGGGCTACCCAAAAGCCGGGAAGAAAAGTAGCAATCGTAATGCCTAGTACCCGCATCAGCCGTTCGAATGAATTGAATAAATAATTATTCTCTTTATCTTCAGCGCTTTTCAGTAAAAAAAATAAGTTAACCGGTGTGATATACGCATAGGCAACCCCGTCAATTAAAATGACAAAGCGGCCATTCAGCAGGGATTCCACCGCAAAGTCTGCACGTCCGGTATAGGTGTGGCGCGGAAAAATCGCATAAGCTTCATCATTGATTAATTCCTCAAGTTGGGCTCCGCTTAATAAGCTGTCGACATTCACAGCGGACAGCTTCTGTTTAATTTGCTCGAGGACATTCTGATCCGCGATATCCTTCATGTATAACAGAGATACTTTTGTTTTCGACCGCGTGCCTAATTCGAAGTTCTCGCTGACGAGTGAAGTAGTACGGAGTCTTTTGCGAATTAAAGCGTAATTGATCGCGATGTTTTCAATGAAATTATCCCGCGGTCCTTTGACTGATACTTCGGTCGCTGTTTCCTCAGGTTTTCGCTCCGGCCGCTCAGCGATATCAACAGAAATAAGTATTTCTTGCTTCTTGAAAAGAAGAACCAGCTTTCCGGAAAATATATCTGAAATAAGTTGTTCCTCGGCTTGCACTGGCTGGATTGAAGGAAGCTGGAGAGAAAAAAGCTTCTCAAGTGTGATGTCTTCCAACTGCCGTTTTGAAAACTCTTCCAGTTTTTGAGGGATGACGTGAAATAGCATTTTGCTGCTGACTAAGCCAGTGCAGTACACGAGCAGGACATTGAGATCATTGAATTGGCAGGCTGAAAATTGAACATCGGTGCAGTTGCTGAATACGCTTCTGATTTGTTCTTCATTCAAGAAGCGCCGGGCAGTGCGTTTCTTTGTTTTATCTGTTTTCTGTTGATTGAGCAGTTTTGCTTTTTTAAACTTCATGAGAAGACCTCCGTTTTTTCTTTGAGAAAAGTAAGGCCAAAAAGCTGAACACTAATGAAAAAGCGAAGAAGAACCAAAAAGTAGCCGGCAATGTATAGTTTTTCAGCCAGTTCATATAGGTAAGATCACTAATAGGAACGATCACGATCATAAGAGCTGAGATAAATAGAAGCCGTTTATTCTTGGTTTGCTCGCTCTTAGCCGGAAACATTTCTTTAATCAATACCAGAAATAAAGCAATGCGGATAAAAGCACCCGACAGCCACTGGTAAATCGATAAAAAATCAAGATGCTCGATAAAGCTTCCTAATGATACTAAACTCCATTCTTCATAGGGGGGGAATCTTTGCTTTGAGGCTTCCGTTGGCCCGAACTCGATAATCGCTCCGACCAGAGGCCCCAAGGTGAGCAAAGTCAGAATCAAAATGGTCACAGCGAAATGGCGCCATTTAAGCGGAGCATCCACTTTATGCTGCAATAGTAAAAAAATAAAAACTTCAGCCAGCCCCGACAATTGATAAATCAAACTGTTGAAAATCGGGCGATAGCCATGCTCCAAAAGGGGGAGCAGTAAAGAATAATTTTTATATTGAAGATTGGAAATCGCCACAAAGAATCCGAAAAGCGTGATAAAAAGCAGTAGAAATATATTTATCACGCTAATCGTGCGCAAATTGGTTGCAGCTAACAGCCAGCATGTAAGAGCAAAGAGAAAAGTCAGTAAAAAAAACGGAGTGTCAGGCAAAAAAACAATTTTCATCCATACAATGGTTTCTCTTAATGTAATGGATACCATTAGCAAAAGGTAGCAGCTAAGAAGAATTATGATCCCTTTTGTCATCTTCTTTCCAATCACAGCGGACAGCCAATCAAATAAAGGCTGGCCTTTTGTCTTCTTATGCACATAAAGTAAAAGCAGCACCCAAATCAGCATAATGGCCATGGAGATCAGCACAGCCATCCAAGCATCTCGGCCGGCGGTGCGAACTAACGGAGAGACCACAAATACATGATTTTTTAAACCGATCGCTGTCATCGCTAGGAAAATCAATTGTAATGGAGTGATAGAATCTGATTTCTGAATAACAATCACCTGCAATACTTTATATTACAGATAGTTTTTTCTAAATCGCTTTCTTTATACGGGTTATTTACCAGGAAGGAGCTGATATTGGAAGGAAATTCTCAGGCAGAGGGTCTCGATGCAGTTGTATTGGATAGGAATGGAAGGGCAAGGCAGCAGTCCAAGTTAAACCGATGCGGCTGTAAATGAAAAGAGGAGAGCACCCGAGCGAAACTTCGGTGTTCTCCTCTTTGTTTTACTTCACATCTCCAATTGAAGCAGGATCCTTTTCGGGGCAGAAAGTTTTGGCCAAATACATATGGAAGAACCACTCGCCTATGGCAATAGATGTAGAAGAGAGAACGATAGCGGTGAACAGCGGGATAACTGTTTCGGCTATCATTGCTCCCATGATCCAGGTGCCTAGTGCAGCTCATCCAAAGTCACAAGTCGTTGCTGCCATGTTCGTTGAATTCCGGAAGATCAGCAAATTCCTAATGATATACGTGCTGACTGTGAGCGCAGCACTAGTTAGGATGACATTGATATTGACATATCATAAACAAGCCTTAGCGTAATAAGCAACACTGCTTTTATGTGATCCAATGAAATACCTTAATCATTCTTTACCCGGAAGGGAACTATTTAATCCCAAAACTTGGATTAAGCAGCGGAAGGCAAAGCAGTCCAGGCGTTTGCGGGAAGCGCCTGGACGGTCAATCAAGCTATGATTTTGGAGCTGTTGGAGGTTCGCTGATAAACGTTTTTGTGATTTTCACTTTCTTAATCCGGTTGTATTCCATTTCTTTGATTTCAAAAAGGAGATGGTGGTATTTTAACGTCTCTCCTTCTGTCGGAATATGACCAAATTCTTTGAATAAGAAGCTGGCTAAAAAACCCTCCGCTTCCGGAATTTTCGTATTAAAGGCTTGGTTCAAGCGGGGGATTGATAATCGGCCGCTACAAATCATATGTGTATCGGTTAGTTCCTGAATGAGCACTTCTTCATCTTGGTCGGTTTCATCTTCAATTTCGAGACCGATCATCGCTTCAATAATATCTTCATGGGTGATGATTCCGGCTGTTCCTCCGTATTCATCCAGCACGATGGCGATATGCTTCTTCTCTTTCAGCATCATCTTAAATACTCTTTCAATGGGCGTCGATTCCACGATGAACAGCGGATGATTATCCGCAAATTGTTCCAATGGAGCCTCCGGTGTCAGCGACCACTTCAGCAGCATCTTAGAATGGAACACCCCGACAATATGGTCCATATCGCCGTTATAGACCGGATATCTCGTGTAATTATGATCTAAAATAATCGATTGGGCTTCTTCGTAGCTACTGCCGACTGGAATCCCGACAATATCCATTCTGGGCGTTTTTAATGCATCATGCACACCCTTTGCGTAGAAGTCGATCATGCCTTTGATTCTTAATGTTTCTTCACTTTGGAAAGTCCCTTCCTGAGAAGCGATATCCACCATCGTCTTTAATTCCTCTTTAGAAAAAGAAACTGGCTTTGCCTTTCCTTTTGAAAGAAAAGAAATAATGAATCCAGTGAACTTGGATAATAAAAAAGTGATCGGCTTTAACAGCACAAGAAGCAAGGAAATGACGGGCACCACTTTGTAAGCGATTCTGTCGGAAAAGGTAGCTGCGATCGTTTTGGGCAGCACTTCGCCAAAGATAATCAGAAAGACTGTCAATATGCCGGTAGCGATTCCGACATTAATGCCGTATTGAATGGCGATAATCGTAACCAGCGTCGGCAGCATAATATTGGCGATATTGTTGCCAATTAAAA from Bacillus xiapuensis encodes:
- a CDS encoding hemolysin family protein, with product MFLAILFFIMMSAFLSGSETALTAVNKMKLKTRAENNDKKARRLLALVSKPDELITAILIGNNIANIMLPTLVTIIAIQYGINVGIATGILTVFLIIFGEVLPKTIAATFSDRIAYKVVPVISLLLVLLKPITFLLSKFTGFIISFLSKGKAKPVSFSKEELKTMVDIASQEGTFQSEETLRIKGMIDFYAKGVHDALKTPRMDIVGIPVGSSYEEAQSIILDHNYTRYPVYNGDMDHIVGVFHSKMLLKWSLTPEAPLEQFADNHPLFIVESTPIERVFKMMLKEKKHIAIVLDEYGGTAGIITHEDIIEAMIGLEIEDETDQDEEVLIQELTDTHMICSGRLSIPRLNQAFNTKIPEAEGFLASFLFKEFGHIPTEGETLKYHHLLFEIKEMEYNRIKKVKITKTFISEPPTAPKS